In Phaeobacter gallaeciensis DSM 26640, a genomic segment contains:
- a CDS encoding toxic anion resistance protein — MSETTQKKAAKETQIVSEITAIELPEPVAEIQSLEQADEATSADIQSRMAQIDMSDSNSIIHFGSAAQAELQQISQAMLTDVRNKDVGPAGDSLRNIVTTIRGFSVSELDVRRKRSFWERLLGRAAPFAKFTARFEDVQGQIDRITDNLLGHEHQLLKDIKSLDLLYAKTLSFYDELALYIAAGEAKLAELDSKEIPALESAVAAAAESDQVMRAQELRDMRAARDDLERRVHDLKLTRQVTMQSLPSIRLVQENDKSLVTKINSTLVNTVPLWETQLAQAVTIQRSAEAAAAVRDANDLTNELLTSNAANLRETNKVIRQEMERGVFDIEAVKQANADLIGTIQESLQIADDGKAKRAAAEEDLKKMEAELRDTLAAAKARRDGVGDTAATAVPGTA, encoded by the coding sequence ATGTCCGAGACGACCCAGAAGAAAGCCGCCAAGGAAACGCAAATCGTTTCCGAGATCACCGCGATTGAGCTGCCGGAACCGGTGGCTGAGATCCAGTCGCTGGAGCAGGCCGATGAGGCCACCAGCGCCGATATCCAGTCACGTATGGCGCAGATAGATATGTCGGACAGCAACTCAATCATCCACTTTGGCTCTGCCGCGCAGGCAGAATTGCAGCAAATCAGCCAGGCGATGCTGACGGATGTGCGCAACAAGGACGTTGGTCCGGCCGGTGATAGCTTGCGCAACATCGTGACCACCATTCGCGGGTTTTCAGTGTCGGAGCTGGATGTGCGCCGCAAGCGCAGTTTCTGGGAACGCCTGCTGGGGCGCGCGGCGCCTTTTGCCAAGTTCACCGCCCGGTTTGAGGATGTTCAGGGCCAGATCGACCGAATTACCGATAATCTTCTCGGTCATGAGCATCAGCTGCTGAAGGATATCAAATCGCTGGATCTGCTCTATGCCAAGACGCTGAGCTTCTATGATGAGCTGGCGCTTTATATTGCTGCCGGTGAGGCCAAGCTAGCGGAGCTGGACAGCAAGGAAATCCCAGCGCTGGAATCCGCTGTTGCGGCTGCGGCGGAGAGCGATCAGGTGATGCGCGCACAGGAGCTGCGCGACATGCGCGCCGCCCGCGACGATCTGGAGCGTCGGGTGCATGATCTGAAACTAACCCGTCAAGTCACCATGCAGTCACTACCCTCAATCCGGCTGGTGCAGGAAAACGACAAATCGCTGGTGACCAAGATCAACTCGACGCTGGTGAACACGGTGCCGCTTTGGGAGACACAGTTGGCACAGGCCGTGACCATCCAGCGCTCGGCAGAGGCGGCAGCCGCCGTGCGCGACGCCAATGACCTGACCAACGAGCTGTTGACCTCCAACGCCGCCAACCTGCGCGAAACCAACAAGGTGATCCGTCAGGAAATGGAGCGCGGCGTTTTCGACATCGAAGCGGTCAAACAGGCCAATGCCGATCTGATCGGAACCATCCAGGAAAGCCTGCAGATCGCCGACGACGGCAAGGCCAAGCGCGCTGCCGCAGAGGAAGATCTAAAGAAGATGGAAGCCGAGCTGCGCGACACATTGGCCGCTGCCAAAGCGCGCCGCGACGGTGTTGGCGACACAGCTGCCACGGCGGTCCCCGGCACCGCATGA